Proteins encoded by one window of Cinclus cinclus chromosome 14, bCinCin1.1, whole genome shotgun sequence:
- the DND1 gene encoding dead end protein homolog 1 — protein sequence MALLAWVKETGIELVQINGQRRYGGPPPGWVGGPPPAGTEVYIARLPQDIYENTLIPLFQSVGKLYEFRLMLTFSGLNRGFAYARYASLQDARRAIATLHRFQLRRGCTIVVCWSTQKKELVINGLGASVSQQELEGRLQMITEGIHSVTLHDNPCRRQAKLAVLKYRSHEAAALARKALMEGNLKLGKAGIRVDWLDPQLKKKLQLSEEEPLSSWVQGGESLAVPRPVALCPSLQNVLGCLNMLCWQHCLKTPVFMTKCVQVNPDGWKKFWYQVVVPGYDVPISGFTWILPDRQGQSEHEKAKAAAALHILRVLSKSLGAS from the exons ATGGCCCTGCTCGCCTGGGTGAAGGAGACCGGCATCGAGCTGGTGCAGATCAACGGGCAGAGGCGCTACGGGGGGCCCCCCCCAG GCTGGGTGGGCGGCCCGCCGCCGGCCGGCACCGAGGTGTACATCGCCAGGCTGCCGCAGGACATCTACGAGAACACCCTGATCCCGCTGTTCCAGAGCGTGGGGAAGCTCTACGAGTTCCGCCTCATGCTGACCTTCAGCGGCCTCAACCGGGGCTTCGCCTACGCCCGCTACGCGTCGCTGCAGGACGCCCGGAGAGCCATCGCCACCCTGCACCGCTTCCAGCTGCGCCGGGGCTGCACCATTGTGGTGTGCTGGAGCACGCAGAAGAAAGAACTCGTCATCAACGGCCTGGGCGCCTCGGtgagccagcaggagctggagggcaGGCTACAGATGATCACTGAGGGGATCCACAGTGTCACCCTCCATGACAACCCCTGCCGGAGACAGGCCAAGCTCGCTGTGCTGAAGTACAGGTCGCACGAGGCTGCTGCGCTGGCCAGGAAAGCCCTGATGGAAG GGAACCTGAAGCTTGGGAAAGCAGGGATCAGGGTGGACTGGCTGGACCCCCAGCTGAAGAagaagctgcagctcagtgaGGAGGAGCCATTGTCCAGCTGGGTGCAGGGAGGTGagagcctggcagtgcccaggccagTGGCCCTGTGTCCATCACTGCAGAATGTGCTGGGGTGCCTGAAcatgctgtgctggcagcattGCCTGAAGACACCCGTGTTCATGACCAAGTGTGTCCAGGTGAACCCTGATGGGTGGAAGAAGTTCTGGTACCAGGTGGTGGTCCCAGGATATGATGTGCCCATCAGCGGCTTCACGTGGATCTTGCCGGACAGGCAGGGCCAGAGCGAGCACGAGAAGGCCAAGGCGGCAGCGGCCCTGCACATCCTCCGGGTGTTAAGCAAGTCCCTG GGTGCCAGCTGA